Proteins from a single region of Octopus bimaculoides isolate UCB-OBI-ISO-001 chromosome 11, ASM119413v2, whole genome shotgun sequence:
- the LOC106872935 gene encoding MAPK/MAK/MRK overlapping kinase, translating into MRHLNPHRNILDLQEVIFDKKSGVLVLICELMDMNIYEYIRDKRSYLSERTVKNYMYQLCKSIDHIHRLGIFHRDVKPENILLKLHENLLKLADFGSCRMLSSPPPYTEYISTRWYRAPECLLTEGHYTYKMDIWSVGCVFFEIICLRPLFPGVNEVDQIAKIHDVIGTPSRDLLNKIQKWSRGVPYNFSDKRGTGIAKLIPHASQEAVNLIQCLCSYDQDERITAHQALKLPYFREFRDIDQVRLKSSTKMMDVSKKNICLDKDLTAPLPKISEEGKNDSNSKFSVITNLPKAQSLPSHLSHHKERRKVSFFLFFLKKTIVFISMLRQRFTCN; encoded by the exons ATGCGCCATTTAAACCCACATCGAAATATTCTTGACCTTCAGGAAGTAATATT TGATAAGAAATCCGGTGTTTTAGTTCTGATCTGTGAACTGATGGACATGAACATTTATGAATACATTCGAG acAAAAGAAGTTATTTATCCGAGAGGACAGTGAAAAATTATATGTATCAGCTGTGTAAATCAATCGACCATATACACAG GCTTGGAATATTCCATCGAGATGTGAAACCAGAGAATATTTTACTTAAACTCCAT GAAAATCTTCTGAAATTGGCTGATTTTGGATCTTGTCGGATGCTGAGCTCTCCACCCCCCTACACAGAGTATATCTCCACTCGGTG GTACCGTGCTCCAGAATGCTTATTAACAGAAGGTCACTATACCTACAAAATGGACATTTGGAGTGTAGGATGTGTTTTCTTTGAAATCATTTG tcTGCGACCATTATTTCCTGGAGTCAACGAAGTCGACCAAATTGCCAAAATCCACGATGTTATTGGGACACCGAGTAGAGACTTGCTCAACAAAATtcagaaatg GTCACGAGGTGTACCGTACAACTTCTCAGATAAGAGAGGTACAGGAATTGCCAAGTTGATACCACATGCCTCTCAAGAAGCTGTCAATTTGATACAGTGCTTATGTTCATATGATCAAGATGAAAGAATCACAGCTCACCAAGCACTCAAGCTTCCTTACTTCCGAGAATTTAG agaTATTGACCAAGTGAGACTGAAATCTTCGACTAAGATGATGGATGTGagtaaaaagaatatttgtcTCGACAAAGATCTCACGGCTCCTCTTCCAAAAATATCTGAGGAGGGCAAGAATGATTCCAATAGTAAGTTTTCTGTGATAACCAATTTACCAAAAGCTCAGTCGTTGCCCTCACATCTCAGCCATCACAAGGAGAGAAGAAaagtaagtttttttcttttctttttaaagaaaactatTGTCTTTATATCTATGTTGAGACAGAGATTTACTTGTAACTAA